In the genome of bacterium, one region contains:
- a CDS encoding adenosine-specific kinase has product MVRFEAVKIQKPDDVNAILGQSHFIKTVEDIEEILITSVPNIKFGLAFCESSGPRLIRYAGNDEELVNLAIENAKNVASGHFFILLMRNAYPINVLNAIKHCQEVVNIYCASANPIEVIIAETEQGRGVMGVIDGQPPLGVEGPEDKKTRHEFLRKIGYKK; this is encoded by the coding sequence ATGGTGCGTTTCGAAGCGGTTAAAATTCAAAAACCTGATGATGTAAATGCAATTTTAGGTCAATCACACTTTATCAAAACTGTTGAAGACATTGAGGAGATTCTGATAACCTCAGTTCCAAACATCAAGTTCGGATTGGCCTTCTGTGAATCTTCCGGTCCAAGATTAATAAGATACGCAGGAAATGATGAAGAGCTTGTGAATTTAGCCATTGAAAATGCTAAAAATGTTGCATCGGGTCACTTCTTCATTCTCCTAATGAGAAACGCCTATCCCATAAATGTTCTCAATGCAATAAAGCACTGTCAGGAAGTAGTTAATATATATTGTGCTTCTGCTAACCCCATAGAGGTAATTATAGCTGAAACCGAGCAAGGCAGAGGTGTTATGGGGGTGATAGATGGACAACCTCCCTTAGGTGTAGAGGGGCCTGAGGATAAAAAGACACGTCACGAATTTCTCAGAAAAATAGGGTACAAGAAGTGA
- a CDS encoding LysM peptidoglycan-binding domain-containing protein yields MKKFFVLLGFALTFESCITFKSKKNAVPRVEFTFEDFEYEDGFVEEDTLGIEHIPQKYLKEDLQKVEYALKGRLAHFGLILSKEEEMEIAKWHHFYETRGKDRVLRALRRGAPYFKKIAEIIRSYGLPEDLAFLPVIESGFNLNAVSRRRAVGPWQFISYTAKKYGLLVDWWIDQRLDPIFSTHAACKYLKDLFDFFGRWDLAIAAYNAGEGKVYSRLVKTNGEKFWDIRRQLKRETRNYVPSFLALIIFINNNKALVDSVLNVPEFTYDSVLVPAQANIKQLASWAGISEREFRFYNPYFHRFATPPDLKNYYVRIPVGTKEQFIARMNNTPKDKWFKAETHVVRKGETLYQIARKYGVTVSAIRQANNNINPRRLRPGMILVIPYGPTASAKTYTYPKKTKNYTSKSNSNPTSSSKEQSGIIKHKVKPGDTLYSISKRYGISIQKLKKWNNLNSNYIRSGQTLIIYAN; encoded by the coding sequence GTGAAGAAATTTTTTGTTCTCCTGGGTTTTGCTTTAACTTTTGAATCCTGTATCACGTTTAAAAGCAAAAAAAACGCGGTCCCACGTGTTGAATTTACCTTTGAAGACTTTGAATATGAAGATGGTTTTGTCGAAGAAGATACCTTAGGCATTGAGCATATACCACAAAAATACCTCAAAGAAGACCTACAAAAAGTAGAATACGCGCTAAAGGGACGCCTTGCTCACTTTGGTTTAATCCTCTCCAAAGAAGAAGAAATGGAAATTGCTAAATGGCATCACTTTTATGAAACACGAGGAAAAGATAGGGTACTGAGAGCACTGAGAAGAGGAGCCCCATATTTCAAGAAGATCGCAGAAATCATTAGAAGTTACGGATTGCCAGAAGATCTCGCTTTCCTACCTGTAATCGAGAGTGGATTCAATTTAAATGCTGTCTCAAGAAGAAGAGCTGTGGGACCATGGCAGTTTATATCTTACACCGCAAAAAAGTATGGACTTTTAGTTGATTGGTGGATCGACCAGCGTTTAGATCCAATTTTCTCCACCCACGCCGCCTGCAAGTATTTAAAGGACCTGTTTGACTTCTTTGGAAGATGGGATCTTGCTATTGCAGCATACAATGCAGGGGAAGGTAAAGTCTATTCGAGACTGGTGAAAACCAACGGAGAAAAATTTTGGGACATCAGAAGGCAGTTAAAAAGAGAAACGAGAAACTACGTACCTTCTTTCCTCGCCCTCATAATTTTTATTAATAATAACAAGGCTCTCGTAGATTCTGTTTTAAATGTTCCTGAATTTACTTACGATAGTGTTCTTGTGCCGGCACAAGCCAACATAAAGCAACTGGCCTCTTGGGCTGGGATTAGTGAACGCGAATTTAGATTCTACAATCCCTATTTCCATAGATTTGCCACACCTCCGGATCTGAAAAACTATTATGTCAGGATCCCCGTTGGAACTAAAGAACAATTTATTGCCCGAATGAATAACACACCAAAGGATAAATGGTTTAAGGCAGAAACCCACGTAGTAAGAAAAGGCGAAACTCTATATCAAATAGCCAGAAAATATGGAGTTACAGTGAGCGCAATCCGGCAAGCAAACAATAACATCAATCCCAGAAGATTAAGACCCGGTATGATCCTCGTTATACCATACGGTCCAACTGCTTCAGCTAAAACATACACCTACCCGAAAAAAACAAAAAACTACACCAGCAAAAGTAATTCAAATCCCACTTCGTCCTCCAAAGAACAGAGTGGAATTATTAAACACAAGGTAAAACCTGGTGATACTCTATACTCAATTTCAAAAAGATATGGCATTTCCATCCAAAAGCTAAAAAAATGGAATAACCTTAATTCAAATTATATCAGGTCTGGCCAGACCCTAATTATTTATGCCAATTAA
- a CDS encoding rubredoxin produces the protein MKKYRCTICGYVYDPAVGDPDGGIAPGTPFEQIPDDWVCPICGASKEDFEPIE, from the coding sequence GTGAAAAAGTATAGATGTACCATATGTGGCTATGTTTATGATCCCGCCGTTGGTGACCCTGATGGCGGGATAGCGCCGGGTACCCCCTTTGAACAGATACCCGATGACTGGGTCTGTCCGATTTGCGGCGCTTCTAAAGAAGATTTTGAGCCGATTGAATAA
- a CDS encoding class II SORL domain-containing protein: MKFGDFIMPAEKEGKEKHVPYIEAPDTVKKGEFFEVTVIVGKDVPHPNTIEHHIKWIQVFAVIEGRPYNPVHVATFDLGPTYGDPKVTFRMKLDTNATIFVLEYCNLHGVWENYKQIKVTE, from the coding sequence ATGAAATTTGGTGATTTTATAATGCCTGCGGAAAAAGAAGGTAAAGAAAAACACGTACCGTATATTGAGGCACCAGATACGGTCAAGAAGGGCGAATTCTTTGAAGTCACTGTAATAGTGGGTAAAGATGTGCCTCATCCCAATACGATTGAACACCATATAAAGTGGATTCAGGTTTTTGCGGTAATTGAGGGAAGACCTTACAACCCTGTTCATGTGGCGACTTTTGATCTGGGACCAACTTATGGAGATCCAAAGGTTACCTTCAGGATGAAACTTGATACAAACGCTACTATTTTTGTTCTTGAGTACTGCAATCTTCACGGCGTCTGGGAAAATTACAAACAAATTAAAGTAACGGAGTGA
- a CDS encoding transcriptional regulator, whose translation MPCARKPKSTGPDDMVKKILEVLKGASQPMGCGDIARALNVEVAKVMGKLRGMKTKGLVDSPEKGKYVITEEGKKAA comes from the coding sequence ATGCCTTGTGCAAGGAAACCAAAGTCAACAGGCCCAGATGACATGGTAAAGAAAATTCTCGAGGTGCTAAAGGGTGCATCCCAACCTATGGGTTGTGGGGATATAGCCAGGGCACTTAATGTAGAAGTTGCTAAGGTGATGGGAAAGTTAAGAGGAATGAAAACAAAGGGACTTGTGGATAGTCCTGAGAAAGGGAAGTATGTGATTACAGAAGAGGGTAAAAAGGCAGCATAA
- a CDS encoding rubrerythrin family protein, producing MRKMTEEFLNGAFAGESMAHMKYMIFAEVAEREGFPNIARLFRAIAYAELVHAKNHLMALGKVKDTAHNLQTGYEGESFEVEEMYPAYKAVAELQEEKQALRSIVYALEAEKIHKAMYADAKEKAEKKEDIKIGDIYICPVCGYTVEEEPPDKCPICGVSKEKFVKF from the coding sequence ATGCGTAAAATGACAGAGGAATTTTTAAACGGTGCCTTTGCAGGCGAGAGTATGGCACACATGAAGTATATGATATTTGCAGAAGTTGCTGAGCGTGAAGGTTTTCCTAATATTGCAAGGCTTTTCCGTGCAATAGCATACGCTGAGTTGGTCCATGCTAAGAACCATCTCATGGCTCTTGGTAAGGTAAAGGATACCGCTCATAACCTCCAAACAGGATATGAGGGTGAATCTTTTGAAGTTGAGGAGATGTATCCTGCCTATAAGGCTGTGGCTGAACTTCAAGAAGAAAAGCAGGCATTAAGGAGTATTGTGTACGCTCTGGAAGCAGAGAAGATCCACAAAGCTATGTATGCTGATGCAAAGGAAAAAGCCGAGAAAAAGGAAGACATTAAGATCGGGGACATTTACATTTGTCCTGTCTGCGGTTACACCGTTGAAGAAGAACCACCCGATAAATGCCCCATTTGTGGTGTTTCTAAGGAAAAATTTGTAAAATTTTAA
- a CDS encoding ferritin family protein, translating to MDLKNIIEAGIWRERSSAEFYKKLSGKVKGEMKLLLEYLSVEEMEHERFLRDLYKRLFGEEPGQIKAVGKAELPDFEVKTLEELIDIGIEKERESKRYYMDLFCMVDSWEDKEIIFQLINFEDGHLKKLENARQKEE from the coding sequence ATGGACCTTAAAAACATTATAGAAGCTGGAATTTGGAGAGAAAGATCCTCTGCAGAATTTTACAAAAAACTCAGTGGGAAAGTGAAGGGCGAGATGAAACTCCTATTGGAATATTTGTCTGTAGAGGAGATGGAGCACGAAAGGTTTCTGAGAGATCTCTATAAGCGTCTCTTTGGTGAAGAACCCGGACAAATAAAAGCAGTAGGAAAAGCAGAACTGCCTGACTTTGAAGTTAAAACATTAGAAGAGCTTATTGACATCGGAATTGAAAAAGAGAGGGAGTCGAAGAGGTATTACATGGACCTCTTCTGTATGGTTGATAGTTGGGAGGATAAAGAGATTATTTTTCAGCTTATAAACTTTGAAGATGGTCATCTAAAAAAATTAGAGAATGCGAGGCAGAAGGAGGAATAG
- a CDS encoding NUDIX domain-containing protein codes for MKTVFEISAGGVVYKRDEKGYSFLLIAVKDGKVWTLPKGLVEKGEKPESAALREIREETGILGRIETFLDKIELWFIQKENGEPTRHHKIVYHYLVEYIEGDITQHDFEVNEVKWFTPEEALKICNYQKDREIIKKAIEYLRSKDAGNT; via the coding sequence ATGAAAACGGTTTTTGAAATTTCTGCAGGGGGAGTAGTTTACAAAAGAGATGAAAAAGGTTATTCATTCCTCCTCATTGCAGTTAAAGATGGTAAAGTCTGGACTTTACCTAAGGGTTTAGTAGAAAAGGGGGAAAAGCCCGAAAGTGCTGCTTTAAGGGAGATCAGGGAAGAAACTGGAATTTTAGGGCGAATTGAAACCTTTCTCGATAAGATCGAGTTATGGTTTATTCAAAAAGAAAATGGAGAACCGACAAGACACCACAAAATAGTCTATCATTACCTTGTAGAATATATAGAAGGTGATATAACCCAACACGACTTCGAGGTGAACGAGGTGAAATGGTTTACCCCTGAAGAAGCATTGAAAATTTGCAATTACCAAAAGGATAGAGAAATTATAAAAAAGGCAATAGAATATTTGAGGTCAAAAGATGCTGGAAACACCTGA